One segment of Pseudanabaena sp. FACHB-2040 DNA contains the following:
- a CDS encoding SWIM zinc finger family protein, protein MTSFSATPTPSDYNLQEEAWWVQQWVELLNTYRFKKRLERGRIYAREGNILSLEFKGTKVVALVQGTAPEPYKLSIWIDAFSDEDWSYVIDSLAEKAIYSAQLLAGEMPSDIEAVFTGSGLNLFPFTLSDVHSKCSCPDPKNPCKHIAAVYYQLGDFFREDPFVLFQLRGRTRGQILEALRQKRLSATETSPNEAATDESAPAAAPSPPTTALNVDHYWTYDAPLDPSLVVITPSETTVLDVLDTIPLPAEDAQFVTAYLKTLYQTVAQQAVMTALS, encoded by the coding sequence ATGACCAGTTTTTCAGCGACGCCAACCCCTTCAGACTATAACCTGCAGGAAGAAGCCTGGTGGGTGCAGCAGTGGGTAGAGCTGCTCAACACCTACCGCTTCAAAAAGCGTCTGGAGCGGGGCCGCATCTATGCTCGCGAAGGCAACATCTTAAGTCTGGAATTTAAGGGCACCAAAGTAGTAGCTCTGGTGCAGGGCACCGCTCCCGAACCCTACAAGCTCTCGATCTGGATCGATGCTTTTTCCGACGAAGACTGGAGCTACGTGATCGATTCCCTGGCCGAAAAAGCAATTTACTCGGCCCAACTGCTGGCCGGAGAAATGCCCTCAGATATTGAAGCCGTCTTTACCGGCAGCGGCCTCAACCTGTTTCCCTTCACCCTCTCCGATGTCCACTCCAAGTGCAGCTGCCCCGACCCCAAAAACCCCTGCAAGCATATTGCGGCAGTGTATTACCAGCTGGGTGACTTTTTCCGCGAAGATCCCTTTGTGCTCTTTCAGCTGCGCGGCCGCACCCGAGGCCAAATTCTTGAGGCCCTGCGGCAGAAACGACTCAGCGCCACCGAAACATCTCCTAATGAAGCCGCCACAGACGAAAGCGCACCTGCTGCAGCGCCATCGCCTCCAACAACAGCCCTAAATGTTGACCACTACTGGACCTACGATGCCCCGCTCGATCCTTCCTTGGTAGTGATCACCCCGTCAGAAACCACGGTGCTAGACGTGCTCGACACGATTCCGCTTCCGGCAGAAGATGCCCAGTTTGTCACAGCTTATCTAAAGACGCTTTACCAAACCGTCGCTCAACAGGCCGTTATGACGGCCTTGAGTTAA
- the crtI gene encoding phytoene desaturase family protein, translating to MSKQIAIVGAGPGGLATAMRLASQGYQVQIFEAADRVGGRMQGFEDGPYAFDTGPTILQVPRVYDELFAECGLNRADYISFKRLEPMTRIRFWDDSQLDLTSDLEAFKSQLAAMRPDLPAAFDRWYAEHIRKNQMGYQSYLGSPVRSILGYLRPAEIAAALPFRPWETLYQHFWRFFKDERLAYALSYSSKYLGMHPTVAASVFSLIPFLEFSEGVWHPTGGFRALARAMGRAAQDLGVQIHLKCPVRQVWIEQGQVRGVELENGNRISADAVVVNADFGYAMQNLLPASARGRYCDRKLSQMKFSCSTFMLYLGINRRYEDLPHHQIYLSDHVRRRERPWVDDSALDEDNPPFYVCNPSLIDPENAPAGHSTLFVLVPIPNTAHDVDWAAKQKTYRDFILQRLPLLGYENVEPHIVTERCYTAHTWRDDYRVHLGAVFNLAHGWDQLGPLRPPIRSENVGGLYWIGGAVHPGSGLLTILEAARSAKVFIEADFSVHQKT from the coding sequence ATGTCTAAGCAGATTGCGATTGTTGGGGCGGGGCCGGGTGGATTGGCTACAGCGATGCGGCTGGCGAGCCAGGGATATCAGGTGCAGATTTTTGAGGCGGCGGATCGGGTTGGGGGGCGCATGCAGGGCTTTGAAGATGGGCCTTATGCCTTTGATACGGGGCCGACTATTTTGCAGGTGCCGAGGGTGTATGACGAGCTGTTTGCCGAGTGTGGGCTAAATCGCGCCGATTACATTTCCTTTAAGCGGCTGGAGCCGATGACGCGGATACGGTTTTGGGACGACAGCCAGCTTGATCTGACTTCAGATCTAGAGGCCTTTAAGTCGCAGCTAGCGGCGATGCGACCAGACCTACCCGCCGCCTTTGACCGCTGGTATGCCGAGCACATTCGGAAAAATCAAATGGGCTATCAGTCCTATTTGGGTTCGCCGGTTCGCTCAATTTTGGGCTACTTGCGCCCGGCTGAGATTGCGGCAGCGCTGCCGTTTCGCCCGTGGGAAACGCTGTATCAACATTTTTGGCGGTTCTTCAAAGATGAGCGGCTGGCCTATGCTCTGAGCTATTCCTCCAAGTATTTGGGCATGCACCCGACTGTTGCTGCCAGCGTATTTAGCCTGATTCCGTTTTTGGAATTCTCGGAAGGCGTTTGGCATCCCACTGGTGGGTTCCGGGCGTTGGCTCGGGCGATGGGTCGGGCTGCCCAAGATTTGGGGGTGCAGATTCATCTCAAGTGTCCGGTGCGGCAGGTCTGGATCGAGCAGGGTCAGGTGCGAGGAGTTGAGTTAGAAAACGGCAACCGCATCTCTGCCGACGCAGTCGTGGTAAATGCTGACTTTGGTTATGCAATGCAGAATCTGCTGCCTGCTTCGGCGCGGGGGAGGTATTGCGATCGCAAGCTGAGCCAGATGAAATTTTCCTGCTCTACCTTCATGCTCTATCTGGGCATCAACCGCCGCTACGAAGATCTGCCCCACCACCAGATCTACCTGTCTGATCACGTGCGACGACGCGAACGGCCCTGGGTTGACGACTCTGCCCTAGACGAAGACAACCCCCCCTTTTACGTCTGCAATCCCAGCCTCATCGATCCTGAAAATGCGCCGGCAGGACACAGCACGTTGTTTGTGCTGGTTCCCATTCCCAATACAGCGCACGACGTAGACTGGGCCGCTAAGCAAAAAACCTACCGTGACTTCATTCTGCAGCGACTGCCCCTACTGGGCTATGAAAACGTGGAGCCGCACATTGTCACCGAACGCTGCTACACCGCCCACACTTGGCGCGACGACTACCGCGTACATTTAGGAGCCGTCTTTAATCTGGCCCACGGATGGGACCAGCTAGGCCCCCTGCGTCCTCCCATTCGATCAGAAAATGTAGGCGGCCTGTACTGGATTGGTGGTGCCGTGCATCCGGGCAGTGGCCTGCTGACCATTCTCGAAGCAGCCCGAAGCGCCAAAGTATTTATTGAAGCAGACTTTTCTGTTCACCAGAAAACATGA
- a CDS encoding tetratricopeptide repeat protein — protein sequence MLPVAQSLNEQPPDAMTWYGQAGALFDAGRFEAAVDKFNRALETNPRHCDAWIYRGYALCELKAFEAALESFQRAIALQPKNPLAWYGRGIAQVGMGSLEVALQSFNRALALQPENAKVWYNRSHTLLRLNRFEDAVDSFNRLTDLEPNSYRAWYSRAVALANLRRYREALSSLDTALAVKRDCYYAWTYRGMVLNKLERFEEALTSFNCSLKIQDANPSAWYGRATAFALQSDAVQAAENLQKAIALSPDEYRWMASSDHNFQSVINTQPVRTVLAL from the coding sequence ATGCTTCCTGTGGCCCAATCTCTCAATGAGCAGCCGCCCGATGCCATGACCTGGTACGGTCAGGCAGGTGCTCTGTTCGACGCAGGTCGATTTGAAGCTGCGGTCGACAAATTTAATCGGGCTTTAGAAACCAACCCACGCCATTGCGATGCCTGGATTTATCGGGGATATGCCCTCTGCGAGCTAAAAGCCTTTGAAGCTGCTTTAGAAAGTTTTCAACGGGCCATTGCACTGCAGCCTAAAAACCCCCTAGCCTGGTATGGACGCGGCATTGCCCAGGTCGGCATGGGGTCACTTGAGGTTGCACTCCAGAGCTTCAATCGGGCCCTAGCGCTGCAGCCCGAAAACGCCAAAGTCTGGTACAACCGCAGCCATACCCTACTCCGCCTCAATCGCTTTGAAGACGCTGTAGACAGCTTTAATCGGCTCACTGATCTAGAGCCAAACAGCTACCGTGCCTGGTACAGCCGAGCTGTTGCCTTGGCTAATCTGCGCCGCTACCGCGAAGCCCTGAGCAGTCTCGATACCGCTCTAGCTGTCAAGCGAGACTGCTACTACGCCTGGACCTATCGAGGCATGGTGCTCAACAAGCTAGAGCGTTTTGAAGAAGCTCTGACCTCCTTTAATTGCTCCCTTAAGATTCAAGACGCTAACCCTAGCGCCTGGTATGGCAGGGCTACCGCCTTTGCTCTGCAGAGCGATGCGGTGCAGGCCGCTGAAAACCTGCAAAAAGCGATCGCACTTAGCCCCGATGAGTACCGTTGGATGGCCAGCAGCGACCATAATTTTCAGAGCGTGATCAATACTCAGCCCGTGCGAACTGTCCTGGCGCTCTAA
- a CDS encoding response regulator — protein sequence MEFLILAIDDCEDHCLLMASFLESFGYQCVSALDGSTALQLAQRHQPNLILLDICMPKMDGDEVLRCLKQNPQTAAIPVVAVTAMAIGTRKRFLAAGYDDYLMKPFTSEVLEAILQRHLVVSPAT from the coding sequence ATGGAGTTTTTGATCCTGGCAATAGATGATTGTGAGGACCATTGCTTATTAATGGCTTCTTTTTTAGAAAGTTTTGGTTACCAGTGTGTGAGTGCCTTGGATGGCAGCACTGCTCTGCAGCTAGCCCAACGTCACCAGCCCAACCTCATTCTGCTAGATATCTGCATGCCCAAAATGGATGGGGATGAAGTGCTTCGTTGTCTCAAACAAAATCCACAGACGGCAGCGATTCCTGTAGTTGCAGTGACGGCAATGGCGATAGGTACCCGTAAACGATTTTTGGCAGCAGGGTACGATGACTACCTCATGAAGCCTTTCACTAGCGAAGTTCTAGAGGCCATACTTCAGCGCCACCTTGTAGTGTCGCCAGCGACTTAA
- a CDS encoding Crp/Fnr family transcriptional regulator: MPQQLGPDIENQILAALPEEEYERLLPKLEKVHMEFHQTVCEPDQPIEHIYFPLNSVVSLLSLMENGETAEVGIVGYEGIVGLPVFLDADSTTNLAITQIEGEGMKMKAADFKEEANRQGSLQTLLKRYTQARLMQVSQSAACNRFHSVEERFCRWILMNHDRARKDEFVMTQEFASQMLGVRRPTVSVVASMLQKAGLIRYRRGNMTILDREGLEAGCCECYQIVRKDFEQLLGSNLRNKMGQN; the protein is encoded by the coding sequence ATGCCCCAACAGCTCGGCCCAGATATTGAAAACCAGATCTTGGCAGCCCTACCCGAAGAAGAGTATGAGCGACTGCTGCCCAAACTGGAGAAAGTTCACATGGAATTTCACCAGACTGTTTGTGAGCCAGATCAGCCGATCGAGCATATTTATTTCCCTTTAAATAGCGTCGTCTCACTACTCAGCCTGATGGAAAATGGCGAGACCGCCGAAGTGGGAATTGTAGGCTATGAAGGAATTGTAGGTCTTCCCGTCTTTTTAGATGCCGACAGCACAACCAATCTAGCGATTACGCAAATTGAGGGGGAGGGCATGAAGATGAAGGCGGCGGATTTTAAGGAGGAGGCAAATCGGCAGGGGTCGCTGCAAACTCTGCTTAAGCGCTATACTCAAGCCCGGTTAATGCAGGTTTCGCAATCAGCTGCTTGCAACCGCTTTCACTCGGTAGAAGAGCGCTTTTGCCGCTGGATCTTGATGAACCACGACCGGGCTCGAAAAGACGAGTTTGTGATGACTCAGGAATTTGCCTCTCAAATGCTGGGGGTGCGTCGGCCTACGGTTTCAGTGGTGGCTAGCATGTTGCAAAAGGCAGGGCTAATTCGCTACAGACGCGGCAACATGACAATTCTTGATCGAGAAGGGCTGGAAGCAGGCTGCTGCGAGTGTTATCAAATTGTCAGAAAAGATTTTGAGCAACTGCTCGGCAGCAACCTTAGGAATAAAATGGGACAAAACTAA
- a CDS encoding isoaspartyl peptidase/L-asparaginase family protein yields the protein MGAAIIVHGGAKTVKPEKAEANRAGCLAAVEAGWTVLRSGGSARDAVVAAICRLETDPVFNASLGATLDQDGEVSLDAGMMEGNTLRWGAVAAVQSVRHPIFAANRLLDEKHLLLVGPKADAYARDSGCEMCEPPELISAEQQHEWESGAEVIDRPATVGCVALDSNGILVAGTSTGGLTGQKPGRVGDSAIVGSGLYANRFGGCSTTGDGESIMTVVLAKTAIDFLGQNYHPNEAAERAIASLHEQVEGEAGCILIDTQGRMGWAYNSDHMPVAYMNLDLAEPIVCIERPALV from the coding sequence ATGGGCGCTGCCATTATTGTGCATGGGGGAGCTAAAACCGTGAAACCGGAGAAAGCAGAGGCTAACCGCGCTGGTTGCCTGGCTGCTGTAGAAGCGGGTTGGACAGTGTTGCGCAGCGGCGGTAGTGCCAGAGATGCTGTGGTGGCCGCTATCTGCAGGCTCGAAACCGATCCGGTCTTCAATGCCAGTTTAGGGGCCACGCTGGATCAAGATGGGGAGGTCAGCCTAGATGCTGGCATGATGGAGGGCAATACGCTGCGGTGGGGAGCCGTAGCAGCAGTGCAGTCGGTGCGGCACCCTATCTTTGCCGCTAACAGGCTGTTAGACGAGAAACATCTGCTGCTGGTAGGACCCAAAGCAGATGCCTACGCTCGAGACAGCGGCTGCGAAATGTGCGAACCTCCTGAGCTGATTAGCGCCGAGCAGCAGCACGAATGGGAGAGCGGAGCCGAGGTGATAGATCGTCCGGCCACCGTGGGCTGTGTGGCCCTAGATAGCAATGGCATTTTGGTGGCAGGCACGTCTACGGGCGGACTGACCGGTCAGAAGCCGGGACGGGTTGGAGACTCGGCCATTGTCGGGTCAGGTCTATATGCCAATCGGTTTGGGGGCTGCTCTACCACGGGTGATGGCGAATCGATTATGACGGTGGTACTCGCTAAGACCGCCATCGATTTTCTAGGGCAAAACTACCACCCAAATGAAGCGGCAGAGCGTGCGATCGCATCGCTCCACGAACAGGTAGAGGGAGAAGCAGGCTGCATTTTGATTGACACCCAGGGACGCATGGGCTGGGCCTACAACTCAGATCACATGCCGGTTGCCTACATGAACCTGGATCTGGCCGAACCCATTGTTTGCATCGAGCGGCCTGCCCTGGTCTGA
- a CDS encoding PAS domain S-box protein: MTARLLRYIVAALSVALALGTNLLLSPYLEPAPSPPFFAAIMVSAWYGGLGPGLAAIALSTLTINFFLIEPAYSLSIPDLGTLIQLGIFVMAAILINSLNAAQRAAQQRAEASLRALRQSEARFGCLAESNFIGMLAADLSGSVLEANDVFLQMVGYTKEDLCSGRMRWREMTPPEFLEASEKALQELKTTGACTPFEKEYIRKEGSRVPVLHGAVMTGAETFTGFVLDLSERKRSEAVQQAAARRERSLHVEVQAAKNQLETVLGSINDQFLVLDREWRYTYVNDRVVETVGISRENLLGRSIWEVFPETVGSEFYTAVHRAVAEQSIVHLDYLYLPWQRWFENHIYPSETGVSVLVTEITERKQVEAALRQSEARFQLLVSNMPGMVYRYAPCLGRSKSFTYISSGSRELVELEPATILQDANSLLELIHPDDLPSFESSIVSAVEDSLPWQWEGRLTTPSGNLKWIQGRSRAQQTEYGDVWDGLFLDITDRKQAEEALRQSQTTLSAFIACSPIGIAFFDQNLRYVHANEALATTNGLPLSHHFGRTLWEVLPNWAPLLAPVLQRVMQTREPLLNQEIVGVTYPADVVRHSLVNYFPVCLSNGQVLGVGVTSMDITERRHVEEILRQSEERFRDLADNIAQLAWMADETGAIFWYNRRWFEYTGTTFEEMAGWGWQQVHHPDFVEAVTAKFRSCVAAGSTWEDTFPLRGRDGEYRWFLSRAIPIHNEQGQVVRWFGTNTDVTERLQAEQERERLLEREQSARAEAEAANRIKDEFLAVLSHELRSPLNPILGWSRLLQTSQLDTERAKQALVTIERNARLQAELIEDLLDVSRILRGKLNLTVSPVNLTAITKAALETVRLAAEAKAIEIRTGEIGERSLDLANAPSLMVLGDSTRLQQVVWNLLSNAVKFTPVGGRVEVKLALVTGEGLRVEDLEPNELGQGTSGKFAQITVSDTGKGISPNFLPHVFDYFRQGDSATTRKFGGLGLGLAIVRHLVELHGGSVRADSPGEGLGATFTVRLPLMPAQPVPAESPSLSDVSLSLKGVRVLVVDDDTDTREFVAFLLEQSGAEVTTAANAEAALATLAQAQPDILLSDIGMPKTDGYMLLRQVRALPADLGGEVPAIALTAYAGDYNQQQALEAGFQRHMSKPLEPQALIKLIAELVVRS; encoded by the coding sequence TTGACTGCTCGTCTACTGCGCTACATCGTTGCTGCCCTATCCGTTGCCCTGGCATTGGGGACCAACCTCCTGCTTAGCCCCTACCTCGAACCCGCCCCAAGCCCGCCCTTTTTCGCCGCCATTATGGTCAGTGCTTGGTACGGCGGCCTAGGGCCAGGATTAGCTGCAATTGCGCTGTCTACACTGACCATTAACTTCTTTTTGATCGAGCCTGCCTACTCACTTAGTATTCCTGATTTGGGCACTCTGATCCAGCTAGGCATTTTTGTCATGGCAGCCATTTTGATCAACTCGCTGAATGCTGCTCAGCGAGCCGCGCAGCAAAGAGCCGAAGCTAGCCTACGAGCCCTGCGCCAGAGTGAAGCCCGCTTTGGCTGTTTAGCAGAATCTAACTTTATTGGCATGCTGGCGGCCGATTTAAGCGGCTCTGTTTTAGAAGCCAACGACGTCTTTTTACAGATGGTTGGCTATACCAAAGAGGATCTCTGTTCGGGGCGAATGCGTTGGCGCGAAATGACGCCGCCAGAGTTTCTTGAAGCGAGTGAAAAGGCATTACAAGAGCTTAAAACTACTGGAGCCTGCACCCCTTTTGAGAAGGAGTACATTCGTAAAGAGGGCTCTCGGGTGCCAGTTTTGCACGGCGCTGTTATGACGGGAGCGGAAACATTTACAGGCTTTGTCTTAGACCTCAGTGAACGTAAACGCAGCGAAGCCGTACAGCAAGCAGCAGCCCGCCGAGAGCGATCGCTACACGTTGAAGTTCAAGCTGCCAAGAACCAGCTAGAAACTGTTCTAGGAAGTATCAATGATCAGTTTTTAGTGCTGGATCGGGAGTGGCGCTACACCTACGTCAACGACCGGGTTGTAGAGACGGTCGGCATTTCTAGAGAAAACCTGCTGGGCCGCTCTATCTGGGAGGTTTTTCCGGAAACCGTAGGGAGCGAATTTTATACCGCAGTGCATCGAGCAGTCGCTGAGCAAAGCATCGTTCATCTCGACTACCTGTACCTGCCTTGGCAGCGCTGGTTTGAGAACCATATTTATCCTTCCGAGACGGGCGTTTCTGTTTTAGTGACTGAAATTACTGAGCGCAAGCAGGTAGAAGCCGCCTTGCGCCAAAGCGAAGCTAGATTTCAGTTGCTTGTCAGTAACATGCCCGGGATGGTCTACCGCTATGCGCCCTGCCTTGGAAGATCGAAGTCCTTTACATACATCAGTTCGGGTTCCCGTGAATTGGTTGAACTGGAGCCCGCAACGATTCTTCAGGATGCCAATTCCCTACTAGAGTTGATTCATCCTGACGACTTGCCTTCATTTGAGAGTTCAATCGTCAGCGCTGTTGAAGATTCACTGCCTTGGCAGTGGGAGGGGCGGCTGACTACCCCATCGGGAAATCTAAAGTGGATTCAGGGTCGCTCCCGAGCGCAGCAAACTGAATATGGGGATGTCTGGGATGGCCTGTTTCTCGATATTACCGATCGCAAACAGGCCGAGGAAGCCCTGCGCCAGAGCCAAACTACTCTCAGTGCTTTCATTGCCTGCTCACCAATCGGCATTGCTTTTTTTGATCAGAACTTACGCTATGTCCACGCCAACGAAGCGCTGGCTACCACCAATGGGCTGCCTTTAAGCCATCATTTCGGGCGCACGCTGTGGGAGGTTTTGCCAAACTGGGCACCGTTGTTGGCTCCCGTTCTACAGCGAGTGATGCAGACCAGAGAGCCTCTGCTAAATCAGGAGATTGTCGGGGTTACCTATCCTGCTGACGTGGTGCGGCACAGCCTGGTGAACTACTTTCCGGTTTGCCTCTCAAATGGGCAGGTGCTGGGCGTGGGCGTGACCTCAATGGACATCACTGAGCGCAGACACGTGGAAGAGATTTTGCGTCAAAGCGAAGAGCGCTTCCGCGATCTAGCCGATAACATTGCTCAACTGGCCTGGATGGCTGATGAGACAGGCGCAATCTTCTGGTACAACCGACGCTGGTTTGAGTATACGGGCACGACTTTTGAAGAGATGGCAGGTTGGGGTTGGCAGCAGGTGCATCACCCTGACTTTGTAGAGGCGGTAACCGCTAAGTTTCGCAGCTGTGTAGCGGCTGGCAGCACCTGGGAAGATACCTTTCCCCTGCGAGGCAGGGACGGAGAGTATCGCTGGTTTCTTTCGCGGGCTATTCCCATTCACAATGAGCAGGGCCAGGTGGTGCGCTGGTTTGGCACCAACACTGATGTCACTGAGCGCCTGCAGGCTGAACAGGAGCGAGAACGGTTGCTAGAGCGGGAACAGTCGGCCCGAGCCGAAGCTGAAGCTGCCAACCGCATTAAGGACGAGTTTTTAGCCGTGCTCTCCCACGAGCTCAGGTCGCCTCTTAACCCCATTCTGGGCTGGTCTAGGCTGCTGCAGACCAGCCAGCTAGACACAGAGCGAGCCAAGCAAGCCCTGGTTACGATTGAACGAAATGCCAGGCTGCAGGCCGAACTGATCGAAGACTTACTGGATGTGTCGCGCATTTTGCGGGGCAAGCTCAACCTCACGGTTAGCCCGGTCAATCTGACGGCAATCACTAAAGCTGCTCTGGAAACTGTGCGGCTTGCCGCAGAAGCCAAAGCTATTGAAATAAGGACTGGGGAGATAGGAGAGAGGAGTCTAGATTTGGCAAACGCTCCCTCGCTCATGGTTTTGGGCGACTCTACTCGGCTGCAGCAAGTGGTGTGGAACTTACTTTCTAATGCGGTTAAATTTACCCCAGTTGGCGGTCGAGTTGAGGTGAAGCTGGCTTTAGTCACTGGTGAGGGGCTGCGGGTAGAAGATCTTGAACCCAATGAGCTAGGCCAAGGCACCAGCGGCAAGTTTGCCCAAATCACGGTGAGTGATACGGGCAAAGGCATTTCTCCTAACTTTTTACCCCATGTATTTGACTATTTCCGGCAAGGTGATAGTGCAACAACTCGTAAGTTTGGCGGGTTGGGGCTGGGGCTGGCGATTGTGCGTCATTTGGTAGAGCTGCATGGGGGTAGCGTTCGGGCAGACAGCCCAGGGGAGGGGTTGGGCGCAACCTTTACTGTGCGGCTGCCGCTGATGCCCGCGCAACCCGTCCCCGCTGAATCGCCGTCACTGTCGGATGTCTCGCTCAGTTTAAAGGGCGTTCGCGTGTTGGTTGTTGATGATGATACTGACACGCGAGAGTTTGTCGCTTTTTTGCTGGAGCAGTCTGGCGCAGAGGTGACCACTGCTGCAAACGCAGAAGCTGCCCTTGCAACCTTGGCCCAAGCTCAACCCGATATTCTGCTGAGCGACATTGGTATGCCCAAAACTGATGGCTATATGCTGCTACGCCAGGTCAGAGCTTTACCTGCTGACCTGGGTGGGGAGGTACCTGCGATCGCACTCACTGCCTATGCCGGAGACTACAACCAGCAGCAAGCGCTAGAGGCTGGGTTTCAACGGCATATGTCAAAACCGTTGGAGCCCCAGGCGCTGATTAAGCTGATTGCAGAACTGGTGGTTAGGAGTTAG
- a CDS encoding YdeI/OmpD-associated family protein encodes MPEAPANSTHPLTRAEWRAWLEGNHTRKEGVWLVSYKKNTGKPCFEYGDAVEEALCFGWIDSKPNKLDDERSLLWFAPRKSGTGWSKLNKERVERLLAAGLMAPAGLAKVEAAKKDGSWTALDAVEALEIPDDLAAAFVLCPGSADNFEAFPRSAKRGILEWISTAKRPETRAKRIAETAELAAQNRRANQWRK; translated from the coding sequence ATGCCTGAGGCTCCTGCCAACTCGACCCACCCGCTGACACGAGCCGAATGGCGAGCTTGGCTTGAGGGCAACCATACGCGCAAAGAAGGCGTTTGGCTGGTCAGCTATAAAAAAAATACGGGTAAACCTTGCTTTGAGTATGGCGATGCCGTAGAAGAAGCGCTTTGCTTTGGCTGGATTGATAGTAAACCCAATAAGCTTGATGATGAGCGCTCTTTGCTCTGGTTTGCTCCACGCAAGTCTGGCACGGGCTGGTCGAAACTGAACAAGGAGCGGGTTGAGAGGCTATTGGCGGCCGGACTCATGGCTCCTGCCGGACTAGCTAAGGTTGAAGCCGCCAAGAAAGATGGTTCTTGGACAGCTTTAGATGCGGTTGAGGCGTTAGAGATCCCTGACGATCTGGCCGCCGCCTTTGTTCTTTGCCCCGGCTCAGCAGATAATTTTGAGGCCTTTCCCCGCTCGGCCAAACGCGGCATTTTGGAGTGGATTTCTACTGCCAAAAGGCCGGAAACTCGGGCTAAGCGCATTGCAGAGACGGCTGAGCTAGCTGCTCAGAATCGCCGTGCTAACCAATGGCGCAAGTGA
- a CDS encoding aspartate ammonia-lyase — MHFVSVMVANSAAYRIEKDSMGERQIPATAYYGIQTLRAVENFPISGLTPLPTYVDACVLIKKAAAIANGELGCIAPEISQAIVKAADEVLLGQLRDQFVVDVYQAGAGTSHHMNVNEVLANRALELLGEEKGSYQRVNPNDHVNYGQSTNDVIPTAIRVGGLLALERSLFPALSDAIATLDNKAEEFHDVVRSGRTHLQDAVPVRLGENFRAWAQILSEHMIRIETASGDLTLLGIGGSAAGTGLNTHPDYRFRVVALLAELIDQPLRPAPHLMAAMQSMAPFVAVSGALRNLAQDCVKLSHDLRLLDSGPKTGFKEIQLPPVQPGSSIMPGKYNPVMAEMTSMVCFQVMGYDSAIALAAQAGQLELNVMMPLIAYNLIQSIEILGNTLAALTHRCLKSIEANRDRCRDYAEGSLSLVTALNTHIGYLNAAAIAKESLETGKSLRQLVLEKNLMPPDQLAAVLDLEKMSQMPPALPPIPPTL, encoded by the coding sequence ATGCATTTTGTTTCGGTTATGGTGGCCAACTCAGCGGCGTATCGGATTGAGAAAGACTCGATGGGGGAGCGGCAGATCCCAGCGACTGCCTACTACGGCATTCAAACTCTGCGCGCCGTTGAAAACTTTCCCATCAGTGGCCTAACGCCGCTGCCGACTTACGTGGATGCCTGTGTGCTGATCAAAAAGGCGGCCGCGATCGCAAATGGCGAACTAGGCTGCATTGCTCCAGAAATCAGCCAGGCTATTGTCAAGGCCGCCGACGAGGTGCTGCTAGGCCAATTGCGTGACCAGTTTGTGGTCGATGTCTACCAGGCTGGGGCGGGCACGTCGCACCACATGAATGTTAACGAGGTGCTGGCTAACCGAGCGCTAGAGCTGCTGGGCGAGGAAAAGGGTAGCTACCAGCGGGTCAACCCCAACGATCACGTCAACTACGGCCAGTCCACCAACGACGTGATTCCCACAGCGATTCGGGTGGGGGGGCTGCTGGCGCTAGAGCGCAGCCTGTTTCCGGCGCTGTCGGATGCGATCGCAACCCTCGACAACAAAGCCGAGGAATTCCATGATGTAGTTCGCTCGGGCCGCACCCACCTGCAAGATGCCGTGCCTGTGCGTCTGGGCGAAAACTTTCGGGCCTGGGCCCAAATCCTCAGTGAGCACATGATCCGCATCGAGACGGCATCAGGCGATTTGACCCTGCTAGGCATTGGCGGCAGCGCTGCCGGGACTGGCCTCAATACCCATCCTGACTACCGCTTTCGGGTCGTGGCGCTACTGGCAGAGCTAATCGATCAGCCGCTGCGGCCCGCCCCTCACCTGATGGCGGCGATGCAGAGCATGGCCCCCTTTGTGGCGGTTTCTGGCGCTTTGCGCAACCTGGCCCAAGACTGCGTCAAGCTCTCCCACGACCTGCGCCTGCTCGACTCTGGCCCCAAGACGGGCTTCAAAGAAATTCAGCTGCCCCCCGTACAGCCCGGCTCATCGATCATGCCCGGCAAATACAACCCGGTAATGGCCGAGATGACCTCGATGGTCTGTTTTCAGGTGATGGGCTACGACAGTGCGATCGCACTGGCCGCCCAGGCCGGACAGCTAGAGCTGAACGTGATGATGCCGCTGATTGCCTACAACCTGATCCAGAGCATCGAGATTTTGGGCAATACTCTGGCTGCTCTCACCCATCGCTGTCTCAAAAGCATTGAGGCCAACCGCGACCGCTGCCGCGACTACGCCGAGGGCAGCCTCTCCCTGGTCACCGCTCTCAACACGCATATTGGGTACTTGAATGCGGCTGCGATCGCAAAAGAGTCTCTGGAAACCGGCAAGTCCCTGCGGCAGCTAGTGCTAGAGAAAAATCTGATGCCCCCCGATCAGCTAGCCGCCGTGCTAGATCTAGAGAAAATGAGCCAGATGCCCCCCGCCCTGCCCCCTATTCCACCTACGCTATGA